Part of the Nocardia farcinica genome, CGAACCCGGACCACACGCCTCATCCACCCACTTGCTGCGCCGTTCCGGTGGAACCGATCGACCGTCCAGCGCGTCCTATAGTTACGCCGAGAGTTAGGCCGACAGTCCCGACGCCGCCAGGGGGAACCATGCGAATCGCCGTAGTCCTACGCGCCATCGTCGCCGCCGTGGGGGTTGTGGTGGTGGTGGGGTGCGGATCCACGGTGGACGGCGCACCGACGACCACCGGCATGGAAACAGGCGACGTGGCGTTCAATCCGTGCACGGACCTCTCCGGTGAGGTCTTGACGGCAACCGGCGTCGACCCGAACACAAAGCACGTGACTACCGACCCCGCCGGGGCGTCCGCATGGCGTATCTGCTCCTGGGATGCGATATCGCTTCCGTACATGCTGGTCGTCGCCTCCAGCACGCACACGGTCGACGAGCTCCGCTCGAACCCGAAGGAGACCGGGTTGCGAGACGTCACCATCGGCACGCGCACCGGCGTCGTCCACCACGACGTGACCGATCCGGAAGTCGAAGTCTGCCGGGTCGCGCTACCCGCGCAGCAAGGGATGTTCGTCATCAGCGCCGCCTGGCGGGCTTCGCAGCCGATCACCGCAGACCGGTGCGACCTCGCCGTCAAACACGCACGGGACCTCAACGATCACCTGCCGAAATGATGCCGTACGGATCACGGCCCGGTGGCACAGCGCTTTGAACGGGGGACCCATGTCCGATGACCCACAGAACCAGATGCGTCAGTGGCAGCAGTTGAAAGAACAGGCGGTCCACGGCGGACTCCAGATGGACGGAGCCATAGGCGGGGCGTTGCTGCAGCGATGCGAAACTCTTCTCTTGGAGCTGGACGTGCTGAAGCAACAGGCGGGAGATCTCGCCTACCTTTCGGGATACGGTGGCCTTCCCTCGGCGCTCGACTTGCAGAACAAGTTCCAGGCGAAGGCCAGTGGCGGTGCCCCCCATGATCCGAACGACTCCGCTGTCGCCCGGCTCCAGCAGCACATCGAAGTCGTCAAGCTCATGAGGGATACCTACTCCGCCGCGATCGGGCAACTCCAACAGACCGATCAATCCGCGGCAAGTCGAATGAATGCGCACACCGAGGGGGTCGGCTGATGGTTGCCGGACTGGATGTGGTCAAGGTCGCGCTGACAGCAATGGGGCAGCCGCTGCTCGCCGCGGGTGTGGACGGGCATCAGAGGTCGGCGGAGAACAACGCCCGGGACGAGTCGTTGCGGGAGGACGGGGCGAAGTTCTGGGAGGGGGATCGGCAGCATATTCAGAACGAGTGGGGGCAGCTGTCGAGCCAGTACAACAATCCGGCGCCGCAGGCGATCATCAACCCGGAGTCGTTCGAGACGTGGACGCATCAGCAGATCTGGGAGGCGTTGAACGGCAAGGGCGATCAGCGCGGTGTCGAGCAGGCCGAGATCAACGCGGGAGCGGACGGCTGGCGGCGGTTGTGCGAGCAGGCGACGCTCGCGATCGACACGTTCGAGAACGGGGTCGAGGAGGACATCGAGCGGCTGTGGAAGGGCCGAGCCTCCAACGCCGCGATGGACGCCACCCTCTCCTATGCGAAGGATTTCCGTCAGCTCACTGTCGGGTTCCAGCAGGTCGCCAACGGCATCGACCTGATCCAGGGCTATCTCGACCAGGCGAAGCGGTCGGTGGCGCCGCCGGAGGAGGTGAGCTGGGTCGACGAGTTCCTCGGGCACATTCCCGGCAACGGGGTGTTGAAGCTGGGCCAGCATCGCGCGAACGAGGCGACCGCGCATGCGCAGGAGGTCATGAAGGTCTATCAGCAGGGCGCGGAGACGGTCGACAAGCAGACGCCGATCCTGCCGGAGCCGACGAATCCGGTGAGCAATCCGGGTACGCCACCCGGTGGTGGCGGCAGTGGCACGCCGGGCGGGAATCCCGGTGCCGGAACCCCCGGCACGAATCCGGCGGGCACGAATCCGAGCGGGAATCCGAACACCCCGGCGGCGCAGGATCCTTCGAGCCGGAACGATCCCACCGCGGGCGACGACCCGGCCGACGACTCGCCGTACGAGGACCCGCAGGGTACGAATCCGCAGAGCAGCGAGCCGCAGAGTACAGTGCCGCAGAGCACGGTCCCCTCGGCCGCCCCGCCGGGCTCGTCGCTGTCGGATCCGTCGGGCAGGCCGAATTCGAGCACTCCGAGCCTCGGTTCGCCCGGTCTCGGAGCTCCCGGCCTCGGTTCGCCCGGCGCGACGCCGAGCCCGGGGTCGAGTGTGCCGGGTGCGAAGACCGCCCAGCCCACCGGCCTCGGCGCCGCGGCGACGCGCGCCGCCACGGGTGCCGCCGGGCGCGCTGGCATGCCGGGTATGGGCGCGATGGGTGCGGGTGCGGGGCGCCGCGGCGACGAGGACGAGAGCGAACACAAGATCCCGGACTACCTGGTGCAGGACCGCACCACCGAATTGCTGGGCGAGCAGCCGCGCGTCCTACCGCCGGGCGGGGTCATCGGCGGATGAGCGAATTACGGTGGCAGCTGGACGGTCTCGCGTTCACGATCGCGCTGGAACTGCTGGGCCGCGACCGGCTGCCGTATCCGCTGAGTTACCGGCCGCCGTTCCTCGAGCATCGCGACGACTATCGGCGGCTGCGCGCGCAGACGGCGCGGCGGCTGTCGGAGGTGTTCGACGAGCGGTTGCACCGGGCGTTGACGGTGCTGCTCGAACCGCAGGTCCGCATCGAGGTGCACGGGTTCGCGGGGCCGGATCTGCGGCAGGTGGTGCGGCTGCACGTCGGTATCGCCGATCAGGTCGCGACGGTGGCGGTGCAGCAACCGGGGCCGGATCGCGAGCACGGCCGTGACGTCGTGCTGACCATGTGTTACGCGCACACCGTGGCCACCGAGGTGGTCGCCCGGCTCCCGCGCAGCCGGGGCGGCGGGCACGCGCCGTTCACCGGGCGCCGCTCGGAGCTGGAACGACCGGTGTATTCGCGGCATCCGACGCGCCTGAACCCGGTGGAGGAGCTGAACCGCTTCTTCCGCAGGCCGCGCAGCAGCGCGGGCGAGATCACCGTCTACCCGGGCATCGCCTACGACGCCCGTCCCACCGACGACGGGCACGCCTTCATCTGGCTGGACTATCCCGACGACGGCCGCTACGTGCTGGTCAACCACAACGCCGACGACTTCTCGGTGACACCCGCGCCGGTGGCGGAGATCGTGCGCCAGGTGCAGCATCGCATCGACACCGTGCAGCGGCTGCGCGCGCCCGCCTGGTGACTCAGGTGTTCACCGGCCGGGTCTTGATGGCGTCGCGGGAGATGTAGACGTCGTATTCGCCGGGGGTGGCGATGACGGCGTTGCCGTAGGCGGAGCGCACGAACGGGTCGGTCCACCAGGCGCCGTCGCGCATGTCCTCGAAGAAGTCGCGGTCCTCCCCGTCGAGGAAGATGTGGTTCTGGGTGGTGGCGACACCGTCGAGGCGCTGGCCGTAGAGCCGGGTCAACTTGTAGCCGGAATGGAAGCCCAGGGCGTTGACCCACGGTTCGAGTTCGACGATGTTGGCTTGCAGCACCCACAGATCGCCCTGGACCCGGAACGTCTCGCGGCGTTCGGGGGTGTCCTCGTCACCGTAGAGGGTGAGGTCGACCTCGAGCTGATGGTCTGCTCCGTCCACCGGTGTCACCACCGCGTGCGCGGCCTTGATCTCGCCGGTGAGTCCGAGGTAGGTCTGCAGGACGGTCGCGAACCACAGCAACAGCACCGCCACCACGAGCAGCACCAGCCCGCCTGCGCCGCGCGCAAGCAGCACGCGCGGGCCCACCGCGCGCACCTTCAGCACGGCCGAGATCACCATGGCCACCGCGACGAGGATCAGCAGGATCAACCCGATCTGCGCGATCCCGAAATCCACCGGGAAGTTCATGGGCTAGTTGTACCCGCTTCGCGCAGGGGAATTCGGGCGAACCCGGCCGTGCTCCGCGCGCCTCGACGGACACGCCGGAACGAATCCCGGTGGGCGCGGTCAGCTTCCGGCGGCGAGGGTCCAGGGATCGGTGCGCAGCGTGGACACCCGGGTCTGCAGGTCGGGCAGCGCGGCACGGACGATCCCCTCGGCCTGCGCGCACCAGGGAAATTCGGTGGCCCAGTGCGCGGCGTCGACCAGGGCGGGGCCGTGTGTGCGCAGGTGCTCGTCGGCGGGGTGGTGGCGCAGGTCGGCGGTGACGTAGGCGTCGACACCGAGGCGGGTGACGGTGCCGAGGAAGGAGTCGCCGGCGCCGCCGCACACCGCGACCCGCTCGATCATCCGGTCCGGGTCACCGGCCGCCCGCACGCCCCACGCGGTCGGCGGCAGCGCCGCGGCGACGCGAGCGGTGAACGCGCGCAACGTCTCCGGTTCGGGCAGTGTGCCGACGCGGCCCAGGCCGACCCCGGACGGGAGCGCGGCCCGCTCGCCGACGTGGAAGGCGGGCTCCTCGTACGGGTGCGCGGCGCGCAGGGCGGCGAGCACCGCGGCGCGGGCGCTCGGCGGGGCGATGACCTCGACCCGGTCCTCCTCGACCCGCTGGAGTTCACCGAGCGTGCCGATCGCCGGATTCGCCCCCGCCACCGGGCGGAACTGGCCGAGCGCTTCGACCCGCATCGCGCAGTCGCGATAGGCGCCGCTGCCACCCGCCCCCGCCGCGAACAGGGCGGCCAGCACGGCCTCGGTATGGGTGCGCGGCACCTGAACTGTCCAGTTGTCCACGGCGGTCGCCGGTTTCGGCTCCAGCGGGCCGGTGACGGCGAGTCCGAGCGCGTCGGCGAGCGCGTCGGAGACACCGGGATCGGCGGAGTCGGCGTTGGTGTGCGCGGTGAACAGGGCGCAGCCGGAACGGATCAGCCGGTGCAGCAGCGCACCTTTCGGGGTGTCCGCGGCGACGGTGTCGACGCCACGCAGCAGCAGTGGATGGTGCACGACCAGGGCCTGCGCGCGCCAGTCGATCGCCTCGGCGACCACCTCGGCCGTCGCGTCGACCGCGAACAGCACCCGGGTGAGCGCGTCCTCGGGATCACCGCAGACCAGCCCGACCGCATCCCACGACTCGGCCAGCGTCGGCGGATACGCCGCATCCAGCACCGCGACGAGATCCGCCAGCCGCACCACCATCACGCCTCCCTGTCCGTCACACCATCCGATCCAGTCTCGCATCCTCGACACGGACCGGACCGGCGCGTCGATGTGGACCGTGGACCGCCTGGTCGCCGGCGCCGGTCGCAACCCGCCCGGCACCGCCCTGGCCTCGCGCCGGGTCGCGGTCACCGAGAATCCGATCGCCAGGGTCAGCCCCCGGCGATTCCGCGGCTCTCGCTCACACCCCCGCCGACCGCAACCCTTCGACCAGCCGGTCGACGTCGGCCGACCCGCGGACCGCGACGCGCAGGTGATCCGGGCCCAGCCCGGGGAAGGTGTCCGCGCGCCGGACGGCGATCCCCTGTTCGGCGAGATGTTTGCGGGCCAGTTCGCCGTCGGCCAGGCGCAGCAGCAGGAAGGGGCCGTGGGCCGGGGTGTGGACCTCGATCCCGAGGGCGGTCAGGCGCTCGACCATCGCCGCGCGTTCGTCGGCGATCTCCCGCGCGCGCTGCTCGGCTTCGGCGAGGGCGGCGGGTTCGGCGGTGGCGGTGACGGCCTCGAGTTGCAGGGTGCCCAGGGGCCAGTGCGGGCGGCCGTGGCCGAGGCGGGCGAGCAGATCGGGGTGCCCGAGGACGTAGCCGCAGCGCAACCCCGCGAGTGCCCACGTCTTGGTGAGACTGCGCAGGACCAGCACGTCGGGGACCGACCACCCGGCCAGTGACTCCGGCTCGCCGGGGACGGCGTCGGCGAAGGCTTCGTCCACCACGACGAGGCGACCGGGCCTGCGCAGGGCGCGCAGGGTGTCGGCGAGGTGCAGCACCGAGGTCGGGTTGGTGGGGTTGCCGACGACCACGAGGTCGGCCGCGGCGGGGACGGCGGCGGGGTCGAGGGTGAAGGGCCGGTCGAGGACCACCCGGGTCACCGGGACACCGGCCTGGCGCAGGGCCAGCTCGGGTTCGGTGAAGGACGGGTGGATGACCGCGGCCAGCCGGGGCGCCAGGCGGGGCAGCAGCGCGAAGCCTTCGGCGGCGCCGGCGAGCAGCAGCACTTCGGCGCTGTCGCGGCCGTGCCGGGCGGCGACCGCCGCGACGGCCGCGGCGTGGTCGGTCGCGGCGGGGTAGCGGCCGAGGTCGTCCAGGCGGGCGGCGAGGCGGGCGCGCAGCCACGGCGGCGGGGCGCTGCCCTGCACGTTCACCGCGAAATCGAGCATCCCCGGACGCGCGTCGACGTCGCCGTGGTGGCGCAGCATCGCGTGGTCGACTGTGTCGGAGGGCACGAGTCCCCACCCTACGTGGCGGGCCCGCCCGCTCGACGGCCAGAATGGCTGTCGTGGGTGAGCTGCACATTTCGTTCGTCTGTACCGGCAACATCTGTCGTTCGCCGATGGCGGAGAAGATGGTCGCGCATCATCTGCGCCTGGCCGGGCTCGACGACCGGGTGCGGGTCTCCAGCGCGGGCACCACGGCCTGGCACGTCGGCAACGACGCCGACCCGCGCACGACCGCGACCCTGCACCGCTACGGCTACCCGGTCGGCCATGTCGCCGCCGTCGTCGGCCCCGATCACCGGGACGCCGATCTGCTGATCGCCCTGGACACCGGGCACGAGCGGGAGCTGGCCCGGCTGGGCGTGCCCGCCGAGCGGCGCAGGCTGCTGCGCAGTTTCGACCCGGACGCCGACGGCCCGGACGTGCCCGACCCCTACTACGGCGACGACGCCGATTTCGAACTCGTCCGCGAGCAGATCGAAGCGGCCATTCCCGGCCTGCTCGACTGGGTGCGCGCCGCGCTCGGCGAACCCGTCGCGGAAGGCAGCCGCTGATGCGGCGGCTGACCTTCCTGCTGCGGCCGAGCTGGGTGATCCTCGGCGTGGTCGTGGTGGCCTTCGCCTACCTGTGCTTCACCGTGCTCGCGCCCTGGCAGCTGGGCAAGAACACCGCGACCGAGGAACGCAACCAGCTCATCGCCGATTCCGTCCGCGCCGAACCGGTGGACGTCACCGGGGTGCTCGACGCCCCGGCCGACACCCGGTCCGAGTGGCGGCGGGTGATCGCCACGGGCGGTTTCGTGCCGGAGTCGACGGTGCTGGTGCGGCTGCGTCATCTCGACGGCGCCCCCGGGTACGCGGTGCTGGCGGCGTTCCGGCTCGACGACGGCCGCACGCTGCTGGTCGACCGCGGCCTGGTCGCGGCGGTCGACGGATCCCGCCCGCCGCAGGTGCCCGATCCGCCGACCGGGCCGCAGCGCCTGGAGGCGCGGGTGCGGTTGTCGGAGGGCGTGAGCGCGGAGCGGCCGCCGCTGGTGGAAGACGGCTACCGCCAGGTCTATTCGATCGACACCGCCCAGGCGGGCACCGTCATGGGACAGCAACTCACCCCGATTCCGGTGGGTGAGCGCGGGGGCTACCTGCAACTCTCGGAAGGCCAGCCGGGCGCGTTCGCCCCGACCCCGCTCCCCCAGCTCGACGCGGGGCCGTACCTGTCCTACGGGCTGCAGTGGCTGGCGTTCGGCATCATGGCGCCGCTCGGCCTGGGCTACTTCGTCTACGCGGAGCTGCGGGAACGGCGCAGGGAGAAGGCCGACGGCCAGCCACCGACCGCCGGCACCGGCACCGCCGAACCCGCGACCGGTCCGGCGGAATCCGCACCCGCCCCCGCGCCGAGCACCGAAGCCCGCCTGGCCGACCGCTACGGCCGCCAGCGCTGACTCAGTCCGCGGGCGCCCACCCGGGTCCGCGGAACAGGTGCCCGAACCGGGTGCGCCAGTCCCGCGCGGCCCGCACGTCCCGCCAGATCGCCACGAACTCGTGGGTGGCCACCCGCACCGGGTTGAAGGTGTCGATGTTCTTGGTCAGGCCGTAGCGCACCCGTTCGCCCTCGGGTTCGAAGGTGCCGAACAGCCGGTCCCAGACGATCAGGATGCCGCCGTAGTTGCGGTCCAGGTAGACGTCGTTGGCGCCGTGGTGCACGCGATGGTGCGAGGGCGTGTCGAACACCCACTCGATCGGCCGCCACAGCGTGCCGACCCGCTCGGTGTGGATGAAGAACTGGTAGAGCAGGCTGATCGACTGCTGGAGCAGCACCATCCACGGCGGGAACACCAGCGCCAGCGGCAGCCAGTACGGCAGCGCGGTGAACGGCGTCCAGGTCTGGCGCAGCGCGGTGGACAGGTTGAAGAACCGGCTCGAATGGTGGGCGACGTGGCTGGCCCAGAACAGCCGCACCGTGTGATGGGTGCGGTGGTACCAGTAGTAGACGAAGTCGTCGGCGAAGAACAGCAGCACCCAGGTCAGCGGGTGATCGGTCGGCAGGTGCAGCGGCGAGGCCAGATACACCGCGGCGTACACGGCGACCACCACGAGCTTCCAGCCGATGTTGATCACCACGTTGCCCAGGCCCATGAGCAGGCTGGTGACGGTGTCGCGGGCGTGGTAGCCGAGTTCGTCGTCGTCGGGCAGCAGATGGAACGAGACCGCCTCGAGCACGAGGCAGACGACGAAGACCGGGATGGCGTGCGCGATGAGGTCGAACATGATCAGGCTTCCGTGACGACGAACTCGCCGGACAGGGCGTCGACGAGACCGCTGAGCAGGGCGTGGGCGTGGCGATGGGCGCCCTCGGGGTCGCGGGCGGCGATCCGGTCGGCGAGCTCGCGGTGGCGGGCCCGGTCGAGGTATTCGCGGTTCAGGCCGAGGCGGACGATCGTCTCCCAGCCGATGTCGGTGTAGCCGGCGACGAGGGTGTTGAGGGCCAGACGGTAGGCGAGGTTGCCGGAGCCGTCGATGACGGCGGTCCAGAACGCCAGGTCGCCGCTGATCAGGTCGTCGAGGGCGGCGGTGGGCTCGGGGTAGGCGGCCGCGGCCGCGACGATGGCGTCCACCCGTTGCGCTTCGGCGCGTTCGGCGCAGAGCCGGGCGGAATCCGCGGCGACCGAGCGGCGCATCTCGGCGATGTCGCGCAGGATGCGCTGGGCGGGCACCGACCCGGACCGGGCCAGCGCCGACAGCAGGTCGAGCCCGCCGTTGGCCCGCCAGTCCAGCACCCGGGTCTTGCCGCCCTGCGCGACCCGGACCAGTCCGCTCTGCTGCACCCGTTTGAGCGCCTCGCGCACGGCATGCCGGTTGACCTGGAACGTCTCGGCCAGCTCCCGTTCCGCGGGCAGCGGCTCGTCCGGGGCGATGCGACCGGTGAGGATCGCGTCGACCAGCTGGCCGAACACGGCATCGGAGACGGCGGTCCGACCGACCACGGCGAATTCCATGCGAGCCAGTGTGAGGCACGACACGCCAACAGGTCAACTGGTTGGACCAATCGTGTCCGCGTACCACCGTCGTGCTCGTGGCAACGGTGAGCGTGAACCGGGAAGCGCCGTCGTCTCGCTCGGACGCGCGAGTTGCTTCGCGAGAACTGAACGCCCGAACCGCTCAGCGGCGCAGCATCGCCGCGGCAGCCGCCACCGCGACCGCACCCACCTGCACCGCCTCCGACAACCGCACCGCGCGCCGCAGGTCCGCGACCGTCGGCGCGGGACCGTCACCGAGGGTGGGCCGCAACTCGGTGCCGTGCCGATAGCGGGTGCGCCCGCCCAGCCGCACCCCCAGCGCACCCGCCATGGCCGCCTCCGCCACACCGGCATTGGGGCTCGGGTGTTTGCCCGCGTCCCGCCGCCAGGCGCGCAGGACTGCCCGGGGACGACCGCCGACCACCGGTGCGAGGGCGGCGGTGAGCAGGCCCGTCAGGCGCGCCGGGAGCAGATTCGCCACGTCGTCGGTGCGGGCGGCGGCCCACCCGAAGCGCCGGTAGCGTTCGTCGCGGTAGCCGATCATCGCGTCGAGGGTGTTGATCGCGCGATACCCGAGCAGGCCGGGCACCCCGGCGATCGCGCCCCACACCAGCGGGCCGACGGCGGCGTCGGAGGTGTTCTCGGCGATGGATTCCAGTGCGGCGCGGGCCAATCCGTCGGCGTCGAGCACGGCGGGGTCGCGTCCGCAGAGGGAAGGCAGCAGGGCGCGGGCGCCGTCGACGTCACCGGATTCCAGCCGCCGCGCCATCGCGCGTCCGGTGCGGGCCAGGCTGCGGCCGCCGAGCGCGGTCCAGGTGGCCAGCGCGGTCGCCGCCACGCCGCCGCGCCGCAACACCAGCCCGAACCCGACCACGGCGCCCACCGCGACCGACTCGTGCACCAGTCCGGCGGTGCGCCGGTCGGCGTAGGTCACCGATTCGAGAGCCAGTGCCGCCGATCCGAATCCGGCCACCGGATGCCACCGGCGCGGATCGCCGAGCGCCCGGTCGAGCGCGAATCCGAGCACCAGACCGGCCGCGGTCGACTTCCCCGTACGCACGCGGGCAGCCTAGCGGTCCGCGGCGGCGGCGAGCCGGCCGGATGTCACACTCGTCTCCCCGGCGTCGTCAGCTGTACGACCCTGCCCGCACAACCGAAACGGTGGACCGATGACCTCCTTCGACCCGGACGCCGCGCCCGACACCGCCGAACTGGCCAGGCGCTTCGAGGAGCACCGCCCCTACCTGCGCAGACTCGCCTACAGCACGCTGGGCAGCCTCTCCGACGCCGAGGACGTGGTGCAGGAGGCGTGGCTGCGGTTGCAGCGACACCGCCAGACGGCGGGCGAGATCGAGAACCTGCGCGCCTGGCTCACCACGGTGACCGGCCGGCTCGCGCTGGACCACCTGGGGTCCGCGCGGGCGCGGCGCGAGCAGTACGTCGGCGAGTGGCTGCCCGAACCGGAGGTCTCCACCTGGGACGACCCGGCCGACCGGATCGCACAGGACGAGCGGGTGACCACCGCGCTGCTGGTGGTGCTGGAGTCGCTGTCACCGGCCGAGCGCACGGCGTTCGTGTTGCAGGAGGTGTTCGGCATGAGCAGCCCCGAGGTGGCCGAGGTGGTCGGCCGCACCCCGGCGGCGGTGCGCCAGCTGGCCTCGCGGGCCCGCAAGCACGTCGAGCAGGGCACGCCGCGGTTCCCCGCCTCACCCGACGAGCAACAGAAGGTGGTGTCCGCGTTCGCGCTCGCGTGGCGGTCGGGCGACCTCGGCGCGCTGCTCGGCGTCCTGGACGGCAAGGTCACCCTCACCGCCGACGGCGGCGGCAAGGTCCCCGCCATCCGCCAGGCCGTGCGCGGCGCGGAACTGGTCGCCAAGTTGCTGCTCGGCTGGTACCAGGTCCAGTCGAACCGGCCGGCGTGGGGCCGCTTCGTCCTGGTCAACGGCGAACCCGGCCTGCTGGTCTTCGACGGCACCCACACCGGCGTGTTCGCCTTCACGGTCGACGCGGGCCGCATCGTCGCCATCGACATCGTCCGCAACCCGGACAAGCTGCGCGACCTGCCGGTCGACGGACAGCCGGACTGGTTCATGCGGAGCGAGGACTAGCGCGGCCCCGACCCGACCCGCTCAGCCCGCCAACCCCATCGGGCGGGCCTCACCCAGTCCGTGCGCGGCGGCGACCTGCGGGGACAGCAACCGGCCGTCCTCGGCGGTGACGCCCGCGGCGAGGTCGGGCCGGGCCGAACATGCCTCGCGCCAGCCGAGGTCGGCGATGGCGAGCACGTAGGGCAGGGTGGCGTTGGTGAGCGCGACGGTGGCCGTGTGCGGTACCGCGCCCGGCATGTTCGCCACGCAGTAGTACAGCGAATTCGCCACGTAGAAGGTCGGATTGGCATGGGTGGTCGGCCGCGAGCCCTCGAAGCAGCCGCCCTGGTCGATGGCGATGTCGACCAGCACCGAGCCGGGGCGCATCGCCGCGACCATCGCTTGGGTCACCAGTTTCGGCGCCCGCGCACCGGGCACCAGCACCGACCCGACGACGAGGTCCGCGCGCAGCACGGCCCGCTCCACCTCGGCGGCGTTCGACGCGATCGTGCTGACCCGCCCCTGGAAGCGGGCGTCCAGCGCCCGCAGCCGGACCAGGTCGGTGTCGAGCACGCTCACCCTGGCGCCCATCCCGGCCGCCACCGCCGCCGCGTTGCCGCCGGCCACCCCGCCGCCGAGCACCACCACCTCGGCGGGCCGCACGCCCGGGACGCCACCGAGCAGCATCCCCGCCCCGCCGAGCGGCGCCAGCAGATGGTAGGCACCGACCTGCGCGGCGAGCTTTCCGGCGACCTCGCTCATCGGCGCCAGCAGCGGCAGCGAGCCGTCGGCGGCGCGCACCGTCTCGTAGGCGATGGCGGTGATGCCCGACCGCAGGATCGCCTCGGTGCACTCCTTCGAGGCCGCCAGGTGCAGGTAGGCGAACAGCACCTGCTCGCGCCGCATCCGGTGGTACTCCGGTTCGATCGGCTCCTTGACCTTCAACACCAGCTCGGCCTCGCCCCACACCTCGTCGGCCTCGGCCACCACCCGCGCCCCCGCCGCCCGGTAGGCCTCGTCCCCGAACCCCGATCCCGCGCCCGCACCTCGCTCGACGAGCACCTCGTGCCCGTGCCGCACCAACTCCGCCGCACCGGCGGGCGTCAGGGCGACACGGAACTCCTGCGCTTTGACCTCCCCCGGCACACCGATTCGCATACCGCCATCGTGAACCTCCCGCGCCCGATTCGCCACGTTCCGGCGAAAAATCCTCCGGCGAGTCGCCGAGATGACCGGCAGAAGTGGCATGCGGAGCCCTTCTCGGCCCGAACTCTTTCATGAGCGGACGTGGTATCCGCATCCGACGATCCGCCCCGGCGCTTCCTTCCGACCGAGTCATGCCGCGGCGCCGCCGGGCTGCCGAGCCGACGCGCCGGGCACCGGGTTAGTTTCGACACATGAGGATTGAGGTCGGCGGGTTCGCGCCGGAGATCGAGGAGAGCGCCTGGCTGGCGCCCAACGCCACGGTGATCGGGCGGGTGCGGCTGGCCGCGGAGGTGAGTGTCTGGTACGGCGCGGTGCTGCGCGGCGATCTGGAGCAGATCATCGTCGGCGAGCGCACGAACATCCAGGACGGCTGCGTGCTGCACGCCGACCCCGGCGTTCCGCTCACCGTCGGCAGCGGAGTGTCGGTGGGACACAACGCGATCCTGCACGGCTGCACCATCGGCGACGACGTGCTCGTCGGCATGGGCGCGACGGTGCTCAACGGCGCGGTGGTCGGCGCGGGCAGTTTGATCGCGGCCAACGCGCTCGTGCCGGAGGGCGCGCAGATCCCGCCCGGCTCGCTGGTGGCGGGGGTGCCGGGCAAGGTGCGGCGGGAATTGAGC contains:
- a CDS encoding cobalamin biosynthesis protein translates to MRTGKSTAAGLVLGFALDRALGDPRRWHPVAGFGSAALALESVTYADRRTAGLVHESVAVGAVVGFGLVLRRGGVAATALATWTALGGRSLARTGRAMARRLESGDVDGARALLPSLCGRDPAVLDADGLARAALESIAENTSDAAVGPLVWGAIAGVPGLLGYRAINTLDAMIGYRDERYRRFGWAAARTDDVANLLPARLTGLLTAALAPVVGGRPRAVLRAWRRDAGKHPSPNAGVAEAAMAGALGVRLGGRTRYRHGTELRPTLGDGPAPTVADLRRAVRLSEAVQVGAVAVAAAAAMLRR
- the sigJ gene encoding RNA polymerase sigma factor SigJ, which encodes MTSFDPDAAPDTAELARRFEEHRPYLRRLAYSTLGSLSDAEDVVQEAWLRLQRHRQTAGEIENLRAWLTTVTGRLALDHLGSARARREQYVGEWLPEPEVSTWDDPADRIAQDERVTTALLVVLESLSPAERTAFVLQEVFGMSSPEVAEVVGRTPAAVRQLASRARKHVEQGTPRFPASPDEQQKVVSAFALAWRSGDLGALLGVLDGKVTLTADGGGKVPAIRQAVRGAELVAKLLLGWYQVQSNRPAWGRFVLVNGEPGLLVFDGTHTGVFAFTVDAGRIVAIDIVRNPDKLRDLPVDGQPDWFMRSED
- the ald gene encoding alanine dehydrogenase; its protein translation is MRIGVPGEVKAQEFRVALTPAGAAELVRHGHEVLVERGAGAGSGFGDEAYRAAGARVVAEADEVWGEAELVLKVKEPIEPEYHRMRREQVLFAYLHLAASKECTEAILRSGITAIAYETVRAADGSLPLLAPMSEVAGKLAAQVGAYHLLAPLGGAGMLLGGVPGVRPAEVVVLGGGVAGGNAAAVAAGMGARVSVLDTDLVRLRALDARFQGRVSTIASNAAEVERAVLRADLVVGSVLVPGARAPKLVTQAMVAAMRPGSVLVDIAIDQGGCFEGSRPTTHANPTFYVANSLYYCVANMPGAVPHTATVALTNATLPYVLAIADLGWREACSARPDLAAGVTAEDGRLLSPQVAAAHGLGEARPMGLAG
- a CDS encoding gamma carbonic anhydrase family protein, with translation MRIEVGGFAPEIEESAWLAPNATVIGRVRLAAEVSVWYGAVLRGDLEQIIVGERTNIQDGCVLHADPGVPLTVGSGVSVGHNAILHGCTIGDDVLVGMGATVLNGAVVGAGSLIAANALVPEGAQIPPGSLVAGVPGKVRRELSEAERDGIRLNSAVYLHNMATHRGARTL